The Sander vitreus isolate 19-12246 chromosome 10, sanVit1, whole genome shotgun sequence genome contains the following window.
GTTGGAGCCGTTTGTCCCATTGGCCTTTTTCATGTGTGAGGTCACATCCTGGGCCTCTTTGATGGTGGCTATGACAACCTCAGCTCCATCCTCTAAAATATCCCCTTTCCCTGCTGGTTTTAAGTTTATAGTCTCTTTTTCCTTGACAGGGGTCCTGTTTAAATCTGATAACCCACTGGCTACAGATAAACCAGAGCCAAATCCAGATGTGTCTCCATTGATGGAGCTCGTGGAGGGATAGTCCAGAGTTCCCAAAATCTCCTGGGAACGGGTCATGTACCAAGGCAGAGCCTGGATCTTCCCTCTCAGGGCAGAAGCTGGCAGTCTGCCTCCCAGGCTGGAGGAGCTGGTCCTCAGGTCTGATCCTGATCCAGATCTTCCAGGCTCTCTGCTTTCAAGGCCTCCAACACCTTTGGAGTTGGTTGAAGTAAGGGAGCTGGTAAGGGTAAGAGGTGCATCTGTATTTTTGGGTGACAGGCTTTCATGACTCAGGGAGACCCTCCTGGATCCTGACTGGACGCTGCCATTGCGTAAGCTCCAAGGGTGGATTCCATTTGGCGGACTGACACTATCCTCAAAGACCCCTTTGCTAGGATCAGTTGGGGAGACAGGAGAGCTAGCAGGTAGTGATAAGGGGTGGAAATTGGTTGGAGAAGTGGGTTTGGGAGGCACTGGTGGGGGGATAGCTAGCTTTGTACCTGAATTAGAGCGAGGGATAGGGGGTAGGTTTGGTGGCTTTCTTGTGGGTAGAGCAGTCCCATTGCTTTTGCCCTCAACTTTAGGGGTTTCCTTTACATCGGGAATGTATGCTTTGTCATTGGAAACAACATGTGCTCCATGTATCAAATCTTTATTCTCTTTCATATTGTTTTCTTGCCTCTTCACCGTTTCCTCAGTTTGTGGTGTTGTAATGGGTAGTGGCTGCTTGCTGCACCGCACTGCTGTGATCAGGGGTGATGAGAGAGGCAGTCCACCTGCCCCAGATGTGACAGACTTGAATTCCATGGTGTCTGGCTCCATTTCCAGTAGTTCAGAGGACAGACGTCCAGAGGCATCCCCATTACAGTGGGCATATGATCTCCCATGCTGGGGGGATTTGGGAGGAATGATCTGAGGTTTAGGAGGTAGATGGGGCTTAGGTGCCAATAGTGGTTTAACCTTAACTTCAGGTTTCTGAGATGGTTTTGGTGGACTGGGCTGTTGGTTGGCAAGTTGATTTGTGGGGCCTTTAAGCGTCTCCACTTCCCTCTTGATTTTAGAGGATCTGGCTTTATTGGCAAGGGGGGAGGATGGCTCTTTCCCCGGGAGAGCTGAAGGACCATTCCAGCTTCCACTCAAACGATTAGCATTCCGCCGGTCAGCCAGCTCAGCGTctgtgagacagagacaaatcAAAAGGAAAGGTCAGAAAGAGAAAGTCATCAGTGGATTAACACAacaaccacccccccccccccctccaactccttttaatcacattaatgtctcAGTGTTGTCACATCTTGCcatcacataaaaaaataaaaaacacaccacCATAAAACGACCTTCCCAAAATTGGGGCAAGGACAAATTGTCTTATTCATCTGCAAAGTCATAACAAACATGATGTAAACAAACCTGATAGATCAGGAACTGGGGGAGTAAATCTCTCCTGTGCATCAAAAAACTCATCTTCAGACTCTGAGGCAGTCTCTTTGACCAAAAGAGCTGGTTTGGGATTAGGTGAAGGTGTCAGGAATAGACCCTCTTCGTCCTTGGAGAGGCGCTGCTCAGCCTGTCCTGCTTTGTCCATGGGAATTGAACTCGTCCTTACTGGGACTTTGGGAgggatctttttcttttttttaatgggtgATCTTTGAAAGGGTATGCTGTCAATCATTCTCAAATCTCTTGAACTAGGGATCTTAGAAATGCGTCGGAGTCCCTTAACTTCTTgctcttcttcatcctcctcatcatcatcatcattgtcatCATCACTAGTAGCCTCAGGCGGGCTAGGGAGGAAATCAGCCTTGGAGAGCTCAGCAAAGCAAAGGCAAGAGTTGTCATTGCCACGGTAATTGAGGTTTGTGGGTCGCAGGGGCCCTTGATGGCGTTTTGGCTCCAGGAGGTAGGGGTGGTGAACGTCCAAGCTTGGTAGATCCTCGCTTGTGCGTGGTCCACGGAGCACATCCAGACGAGATGGGGCTTTAGCTGCGGCATTGCTCTCCTCCAGGGCAGCACTCAAGGAGCCACTGGACAAGCTGGAGAAGCTGCTGGTGACCCGTGGGTCAGTGTGGTACCAGCTGGTCTCCAGGTTCATTTCTTCATCCATAATACTTAATTTACGCAGACCATTTCCTGTTGCGCCTCCTTCCTCTTCACCCTCATTTTCCATACCTTCTGTTGTCACTATTatcttcacttcctgtttgcctttgtgctcttctctctcttttctttcttcctctctcctcttctcttcctcctctctcctcctttcttcccagtcctgacttgctgggtctgGGCGTTTGTAATTCTGAGAATCCATTGGGTCATCCTCATCTGTTGAGTCATCTGAGTCACTACAGCAGCGAGACACATAACCTAATAACaccagacacaaacaaaaaattaGTAGAGAAGgatatgttttaaaatatgaTAATATTATGTGACTGGCTTTTCTAACGGTACCCATACTGGCTGGTGACATACATCAGAATCTGATGTGTAAAATATCTAGCAAATGGCCAAAGCCAGAAAGTGATTATTTAAAAGTGAAACAGTTTTTGCTCACTTGATAGGGATTCATAGCACACGCCCTCTATTACGGCGAACCTCCCACACACACCTTCTTCAGCAGGAATCCGGTGCACCCTCACTTTTGGGCGCCCCAGACGGAAGACATTGACACTGGGATCCACAAGGAGTTTGCAGTAGCCTCCCAGCAGACACCCTAAGTCTTTGGCTGCCAGAGAGTCCATCAGTAAGGCAAATGGCTGCAAGGGGGAGGGCATTGCAGGAGAAACGGTAAAGTAATTAACGCCAAAGGGTAAGGAAGAAAAGGCGAtggagggggagaaagagggagagagagtcaCCTTTGAGTCCAGTGAATTTGCTTTATATAGCTACCACACACCCCCTTAGGCTGTATACTGTTTGTGTATTGGAGGAGAAATGCTCGACCTATATTTACTCGAGCATGAGCTTTGGCGTGAATGTAGTGAGTGAATATCCAttttttgtatctgtgtctctgtatgagTGTTGATGTATGAGTGTGTTTATGAATAATAGAGTCTAGAATCTCAATGTCTCCCTTACCTTCATGTCATGCAGTGAGATGCGCAGTAGGCTGACTTTG
Protein-coding sequences here:
- the frmpd1b gene encoding uncharacterized protein frmpd1b isoform X1, which produces MEEKERCRSRSPARRASRVQQVVGTIIRRTRESLSRERLLGDGRSQRSNSLSNQNFQAKLTLQITRDPVLDSSTGHGFILTTNAPLLVRDIAAGSPADGILYPGDQVLQINDTVLEDLSAEQVENILRDLEDCITVTILRHMTNPKSSIMSAEKRARLRSNPVKVRFAEEVVVNGHTQGNSLLFLPNVLKVYLENGQTKAFKFDNSTTVKDIVLTLKDKLSIRAIEYFSLVLEQQYSITKLLLLHEDELIQKVVQKKDSHDYRCLFRVCFIPRDPMDLLQDDPSTFEYLFLQSVGDVLQERFAVEMKCNTALRLAALHMHERLDSCGQTRASIKSITREFGMDSFISPTLLSNMREKDLRKAISYHLKKIQSLLEPRQKVISATQARLAYLTQLGELISYGGRSYTATMMLQEREVLVSLLVGAKYGMSQVINHKLNMISTLVEFSSISRVELLTESDKVSLLRISLHDMKPFALLMDSLAAKDLGCLLGGYCKLLVDPSVNVFRLGRPKVRVHRIPAEEGVCGRFAVIEGVCYESLSSYVSRCCSDSDDSTDEDDPMDSQNYKRPDPASQDWEERRREEEEKRREEERKEREEHKGKQEVKIIVTTEGMENEGEEEGGATGNGLRKLSIMDEEMNLETSWYHTDPRVTSSFSSLSSGSLSAALEESNAAAKAPSRLDVLRGPRTSEDLPSLDVHHPYLLEPKRHQGPLRPTNLNYRGNDNSCLCFAELSKADFLPSPPEATSDDDNDDDDEEDEEEQEVKGLRRISKIPSSRDLRMIDSIPFQRSPIKKKKKIPPKVPVRTSSIPMDKAGQAEQRLSKDEEGLFLTPSPNPKPALLVKETASESEDEFFDAQERFTPPVPDLSDAELADRRNANRLSGSWNGPSALPGKEPSSPLANKARSSKIKREVETLKGPTNQLANQQPSPPKPSQKPEVKVKPLLAPKPHLPPKPQIIPPKSPQHGRSYAHCNGDASGRLSSELLEMEPDTMEFKSVTSGAGGLPLSSPLITAVRCSKQPLPITTPQTEETVKRQENNMKENKDLIHGAHVVSNDKAYIPDVKETPKVEGKSNGTALPTRKPPNLPPIPRSNSGTKLAIPPPVPPKPTSPTNFHPLSLPASSPVSPTDPSKGVFEDSVSPPNGIHPWSLRNGSVQSGSRRVSLSHESLSPKNTDAPLTLTSSLTSTNSKGVGGLESREPGRSGSGSDLRTSSSSLGGRLPASALRGKIQALPWYMTRSQEILGTLDYPSTSSINGDTSGFGSGLSVASGLSDLNRTPVKEKETINLKPAGKGDILEDGAEVVIATIKEAQDVTSHMKKANGTNGSNPNLTFKENSAHSGSVSSEQPQSRPHSAVGLGGVSSMQIGGDSPTSSQADTTPPQQHREACGCHTVYANCFSGDTEDGISFDEELTVYEFSRRTRPKPARPAPVSSPTTPSPKPNILSLLRDNPRPLSTFSTASSELSPLVSRPVSPTNSFGGPLRTLTNKNYGGLKGGFASLRQDIDQLMLVLEKGALEEPQQTSCQNSKQDMTGIKVEPDLNHNGTEGSTTPARYPNCTGTSTVAMTEAERSLLQAEARRLASGCQRATRVGWAPDEALRSLSNSFSALVQLSAACLRTNPCPGCDICHNASLVHGDEDNDSQEAMDKLREIVGLYREFVGAVETAGTGAGVGGKSVGLTGSRQGQGESDGVRLLAKRCTVLISSVFALTQLFRTCTPDTADTPGQVPLNF